One stretch of Glycine soja cultivar W05 chromosome 7, ASM419377v2, whole genome shotgun sequence DNA includes these proteins:
- the LOC114419774 gene encoding calcyclin-binding protein-like produces the protein MPQDLALDLEELRHLHSIVKRPRTLSLLSSEIRILEKLSSSEEPSAQASQIPAPITTGTKVAPSVALNYAALASFSWDQDSDKVKIYVLMEGIDEDKVESEFKSMSFDVKFHDVQGKNYRCAISKLHKEIVPEKCKVVVKPKRAIITLVKASKGNWLDLHFKEDKLKPNLDKEKDPMAGIMDMMRNMYEDGDEEMKKTIAKAWTDARSGKTADPLSSYR, from the exons ATGCCGCAAGACTTGGCATTGGATTTGGAGGAGCTTCGCCACCTCCACAGCATCGTCAAAAGACCTCGAACTCTCTCTCTACTCTCCTCCGAAATTCGCATCCTCGAAAAG TTATCGTCATCAGAGGAGCCTTCTGCGCAGGCTTCGCAGATTCCGGCGCCGATTACGACCGGAACTAAGGTGGCGCCTTCAGTTGCACTGAATTATGCCGCACTCGCTTCGTTCAGTTGGGATCAGGATAGCGACAAAGTTAAG ATATATGTGTTAATGGAGGGAATTGATGAAGACAAGGTTGAATCTGAGTTTAAGTCAATGTCATTTGATGTTAAGTTCCATGATGTTCAAGGGAAGAACTACCGATGTGCAATATCAAAATTGCATAAGGAGATAGTACCAGAGAAATGTAAGGTTGTGGTCAAGCCTAAAAGGGCAATCATCACGTTGGTGAAGGCTTCCAAAGGAAACTGGCTAGATTTGCACTTCAAAGAAGACAAG CTAAAGCCAAATCTGGATAAGGAGAAAGACCCAATGGCAGGAATCATGGACATGATGAGG AACATGTATGAGGATGGGGACGAAGAGATGAAGAAAACCATTGCAAAAGCATGGACTGATGCTAGATCTGGGAAAACAGCTGACCCTTTAAGTAGCTACCGTTGA
- the LOC114419775 gene encoding cytochrome P450 89A2-like: MEAWFIILVTLCVCVLIRAILFSLHKKTITIPPGPPHIPIISSILWLRKSISELEAVVKTLHAKYGPIITLRIGTEPTIFIADHSLAHQALIQHGSLFANRPKDGGFKILTNNRHQINSSSYGATWRTLRRNLASQMLHPSRVKSFSGIRKEVLHTLLTRLKSDSESNKSIKVIDHFQYAMSCLLILMCFGEPLDEGKVREIELVLRKLLLHFQSFNILNFWPRVTRVLCRNLWEQLLRMQKEQDDALFPLIRARKQKRTNNVVVSYVDTLLELQLPEEKRNLSEGEISALCAEFINAGSDTTSMSLQWVMANLVKYPHVQERVVDEIRNVLGERVREEREVKEEDLQKLPYLKAVILEGLRRHPPGHFTLPHVVAEDVVFNDYLVPKNGTVNFMVGMIGLDPKVWEDPMAFKPERFLNDEGFDITGSKEIKMMPFGAGRRICPGYKLALLNLEYFVANLVLNFEWKVPEGGDVDLTEKQEFITVMKNALQVHFIPRI, translated from the coding sequence ATGGAAGCCTGGTTCATAATCCTAGTCACTCTTTGTGTCTGCGTGCTGATAAGAGCCATACTATTCTCTCTTCACAAGAAAACCATAACCATCCCTCCAGGCCCTCCTCACATCCCAATCATCTCAAGCATTCTATGGCTCCGAAAATCCATATCCGAACTCGAAGCAGTTGTGAAAACACTCCACGCCAAATATGGCCCCATCATCACTCTCCGCATTGGCACTGAGCCCACCATATTCATTGCCGATCACTCCCTCGCCCACCAAGCCCTAATCCAACACGGTTCCCTCTTCGCCAACCGCCCTAAGGATGGCGGCTTTAAAATCCTCACCAACAACCGACACCAAATCAACTCCTCCTCCTACGGCGCCACGTGGCGCACCCTCCGCCGCAACCTCGCCTCCCAAATGCTTCACCCTTCCCGTGTCAAGTCCTTCTCCGGAATCCGCAAGGAAGTCCTCCACACCCTCCTCACCCGCCTCAAATCAGATTCTGAATCAAACAAGTCCATAAAAGTCATCGATCACTTCCAATACGCCATGTCCTGCTTGCTCATCCTCATGTGCTTCGGTGAACCACTCGATGAGGGGAAAGTCAGAGAAATCGAGCTCGTGCTGCGGAAATTGCTTCTGCACTTTCAGAGTTTCAACATCCTCAATTTCTGGCCCAGAGTCACGCGCGTTTTGTGTCGCAATCTTTGGGAGCAGCTGCTTAGGATGCAGAAGGAGCAAGATGACGCATTGTTTCCGCTTATAAGAGCCAGGAAGCAAAAGCGAACCAACAACGTCGTTGTCTCCTATGTTGACACGCTGTTGGAGTTGCAGCTGCCTGAGGAGAAACGCAATCTGAGCGAAGGGGAAATTTCGGCTCTGTGTGCCGAGTTTATAAACGCGGGTTCGGATACTACTTCGATGTCACTGCAGTGGGTAATGGCGAATTTGGTGAAGTACCCGCACGTGCAAGAAAGGGTCGTAGATGAGATTAGAAACGTCTTGGGCGAGAGAGTGAGAGAAGAGAGGGAAGTGAAAGAAGAAGACTTGCAGAAACTGCCTTATCtgaaagctgtgattttggaaGGGTTGAGGCGACACCCACCAGGGCACTTTACTTTGCCGCATGTTGTGGCCGAGGACGTGGTTTTTAATGATTACTTGGTTCCTAAAAATGGGACAGTGAATTTCATGGTGGGGATGATAGGGTTGGACCCTAAGGTATGGGAGGATCCAATGGCGTTTAAGCCAGAGAGGTTTTTGAATGATGAAGGGTTTGATATAACTGGGAGTAAAGAGATTAAGATGATGCCCTTTGGTGCTGGGAGAAGGATTTGCCCTGGCTATAAGTTGGCTTTGCTTAATTTGGAGTACTTTGTGGCTAAtttggttttgaattttgaatggaAGGTACCAGAGGGAGGGGATGTGGATTTGACTGAGAAACAAGAGTTCATTACGGTCATGAAAAATGCATTGCAGGTTCATTTTATTCCTCGGATCTAG